CGAGGTTGACCGGAGTTGCCATTGCTTGCACGCTCTTGCTGCCGCCACCGCTCGCAGCCCAGCAGGAGTCCGTGGTGCTGGTGCACGCCGGGAAGGTCTCGGGCTATGGCGTGGCCTACGGCAAGCCGGGAAACATCGTCACCGCGCTGCACGTGGTCGCCGGCCGGTCGCCCATTACCGTGGTTTGGAAGAATCAAAAACTCCCCGCAACCATCGAGAAGACCTACGCACCCGCAGATTTGGCACTGCTGCGCTTGCAGGCTTCCCCGCCGCCCAACATTCCCATTTTGCAGATTTATCCGGGCGACGCGCCGCTCGACACACCGCTCAACTTCTGGGAAGCACCCGATAAAACTTCCCGTATGGATAAGAAAGAAACCAAACTCGACCGTGTCATCGCGCTCGAGCGATTGGACAATCGTCTTGCACAACAGCCGGCGGCACTGGCGGCGGCACTGTGTTCGAATGGCGGCGGCAATTATCCCACATTGAAAACCAGCGTCTTCAAATTCGAAGAAAAGAACATCAAGAAAGCCCACTCCGGCTCACCGCTGACTTATCAAGGCCATCTCGTTGGCATGGTCGACGGCGGCCCGCCGGTCAACGGCAAAGGCTTCATTTGGGCCATTCCCGCGGCTGGCAACTTCACCAAGTTGGTGAGTCAGGGCTTGACGGCTGTGCCGGCCAGCCCCTGCACCTCCGACCGACTCTACAGCGGCCTGCGCGCCGACAATCCCCATCTGGAGAATGACCCGGCGCTCCGCGAACTCGCCGACAGCAGCCCGTTTCACGTCGTCGATGACAATGGCAACCCGCTCGCCTTTGCGCTCGAATATCGCGCGAGCTGGAGGGATATCTACGACACTCTGTTTGAGGAGGAGCAGGTATATCTGCGCGATTTGGTGCAACAGCATGAAGAACCGTTCGCCGAGGACGAGCGCGCCACGCTGGATGATTTGTTTGCACACCTCATCGAGGTCTATCAGGAGGACAACACCGGCGCCACCATTGCCCTGCCGGCTGAAAGCGACCTGAGCATCGAAAAAAGCGAGGGCCACACACTGATCGAGGCCTCCAGTCCGGTGGCCGGCATCACGATGATCATCTTTGCGCGCAGCAACAACTCCCTGGAAGAAAGCCGCGCCGCGCTGGCCTGGTTCGAGGATTACGTTCTCAGCGACCGCGAAGACTGGCAGGCAGTGCCGGGCGAGCCAGACGATATCGACGATTTCCTCGATGACGCGGATGAACCTTATTACAGCAAACTGATTGAACGCGTCGCCCGCGATGACAACGGCGATTACACCGCCGAATTCCTGGCTTCGCTCACCATTGATGACACCGATTTTCTCGGCGTTGTGGTGAAAGTGAACGACTGGGCGGCGGTAAACGATGACAAGGACGAGCGCATATTTCTCTACCTGATGGAAGCCTGCGCCATTCTGACTGATTTCGCGTATTATTGATCCGCAACCTGCTGCCCTGCCTGCGGTCGCACACCTCCCGCCGCGATGACCACCGCTGTTCCCGGCGGGATTTCTATTTCTCAACGCACGCAGATCCCGCGGCCAGCCGTGTCACCGCACGATGCCATAAAGCTCCTCGTCCTGCCGCGTTAATTGGCAAACTGGTGCCGTTTTCAGCCAGTTGAAAATGGCCGGCGGCGTCCACCAGATGAGGGCTGTGCCGTCATCCGAAGCGGTGATGATCCTGCTTTCCTCCGGCGAGAAGGCCGCAACATTGACTTTGAGCGCATGTTTGCCATAGTGCGCCAGCACTTCACCGTGCAAATTCCACAACCGGGCGCTGGTATCAACCGAGGCTGTGAGCACCTGCCTGCCGTCGGAAGAGAACACCAATGACGTGACCGCATACTTGTGCGCAAAACTGGCCTGCAGATTCGCGTGCTCATCCCACAGCTTGACGCTACTGCCGGCCGTTGCCAGCAAACGGCCATCGGGCGCAAACGCGACCACCCGCACCTTCTCCCGCTGCCGGAGCACCTTTGCAGCAGCCGAGCCGTCGGTGCGCCACAGTCTGGCGGTGCTGTCGGCGCAACCGGTCAGCAGCCACTTGCCCTCCGGTGAAAAAGCCGCAGCCAAAACTTCATCCTCGTGTTTGAAAACCCTGACCGCGCCGCCATTCGCGGACCACAAGGTGGCGGCACTGTCGGACGCAACGGTGAGAATATGGCGGCCATCCGGCGCGAACATGGCGTTTAGGACCTCGCCGTGAGGAGAAAAAGTCGTGAGCAAAGTGCCGTCTGGCGTCCACAATCTCGCCGTGCTGTCGCGTGCGGCAGTCAAAATCCGGCTGCCATTGTCGGGCGAAAAAACGGCGGTTTCCACCGCGCCCCGATGCGGCAGGCTCACCACGCGCCTTTCTTCGAACAACCACAACCGTGCTCTGCCATCCCGGCAAGCAGTGAGAATGCGTTTTCCATCCGGCGAAAAGGCCGCTGCGTTCACCACCTCCTCATGCGCCAGACTGTCGATCAGCAGGCCGTGCTCATCCCAAAGCCGCGCAACGCCGTCATACGAAGCCGTGACGATGCGCCTGCCGTCCGGTGAGAAGCTCGCAGCCGTGACGCCCAGACCCTGTTGAGTCAGCCGATGCACGAATCGCTGCGAGAGATCCCACAGCTTGGCAGTGTGATCATTGGCCGCCGTGAGCATCTGCCTGCCGTCCGGCGAGAACACCGCCTGATTCACTTCGCCGTTGTAGGTGAAGGCATTGAGGAAATTGCCCTGCTCATTCCAAAACCGGATGGTGCTGAGACTATCGACCGTGATCGTCAACAGGCGCTTGCCGTCGGGTGCCAGGGCGGCCGCCACCACGCTGCTGTCGAGATGGCGCAACACCTTTCCTTCGCCATCCAGCAATCTGGCCCTGCCCTCCGATGAAATCGTCACCACGCGTTGGCGATTGGCGGCCGGGATTACCCGGTAAATCTGCTCCTCCTGCTGCAGGCGTTGCAGGAGCGCGCGAAAGTCTTCATCCTCGCTGCCGGTAAACGATTTCAAAATGCGCGTGCCGTCAGTCGAGAAATTCGACAGATCAGCCGGCTGGCCGGAGAGCAAAGAATCGCGATCGACGAGCCGGCCCTCCAACTCCCACAAACTGAGCACGGCATTCGCCAGCGTCAAAATCTGTCTGCCATTCGGCGAAAAAGCCGCGGCTTTGACTTCATAGCCTTCGTGATCGAAGCTCTGTCTCAGATTCCCGCGCTGATCCCACAGTTTGGCGAATCCGTCCTCGGCGGCGGTGAGAACCTGGGTGCCGTCCGGAGAGAACACCGCGGTGTTGACGTGCTCGGCATGGGTGAAACGTGCGGCATAGAACGGCTGCCGGTCTTGCGAGTGAAAGATTTCGCTCAATGTGCGCGCCACCAATGGCGGAGATTGCGTTCCCAGAATCGCGTAGGCCGCTGCGGCCAGGCGCAATGCCCTGGTGTTGTCCGCGCGGAACAGATCGCGGGCGCTGAAAGCCAGTTGATTGGCCTGGGCGCGTTGGTAGTTTCGTTCCGATACCCGCCACTGCCAGCCGGCGAGCAGGGCAAACAGCAAAATGCACACGGCAAGCACATTGCGGACGATGCGATTGCGCTTGCGTTCTCTTTCCCGTTGTGCCTTGCGTGCGCGGCTGATCTGCAACAAGCGTTCTTCATCAGCATCCAACTGCCGCATGCCCGCCCGGCCCTGCTCCACCATCTCCAGGTCGGTGTCATTCAGCCAGATGTCCTTTTGCCTGGCGCGAAACTCCTCGATCCGGCTGTGCAAGATGCGCGCGGCCTGCTGGCCCGGTTTGACCGAGTTGCCGTATTCCTTGATCACCGCCGGCGCAAGCAGGGCATGCGCCAGACTGGTGCTCTGTAGCGAAACCTCGGTGAGGAGGTAGAGATCGCGGCATTTGCCGAGAAGCCGGCCAATCACCTCCTGACGGCCATGATAGATCTTCTGCAGTTGCGCAACCCGCAGACTCTGCGCATTGCCGGTCGGCGTGAGGTGCTGATAAAGCAAGTCCAACACCAATCCTGACTCCACGGCGTCCGGCTCCCAATTGCTGAGCTGTTCGAGCTGTTGCTTGAAAAACGCGCCAACCAGGCCGCCGCTCTGTTTGAGTTCCAGATACTGCCGCACCGTCAGGCGCGGCGCTTGCGCGTTCTCATTGACGGCGGCTTGCCATAACTCCGCCAGCACAATTTGCAGCATCGGCGCCAGCGGCGATTCCTCGCTTTCCAGCAGATCGTCGGCGATGAGGTCGGGCAAATTGCCGTTGTTGCTCTTTTCGATTTCGAGACGATATTGACTTTGCGTGGCCGGGTGATGCGTCACGCCCTCCACGGCTTCGACGATTCCTTCCCGCGATAGCGGTCGCAGAAACACTTCGGCAAAGGGCAGCGACAGCGCTTGCAAGGCCTCACGGACGGGAAGAGAAACCTCCTCGCGGCAACTCAAAATGAGTTTCCCGCGCGGCTGCGCCTGCGTTGGCGCGAAAACCGGTTGCACGAGCTGCAAAGAGGCGCGCAGGTGTTCCACCAGTGCGGTTTCGTTGTGCTCGCGACCGTCGGCATTTTTCTCAAGCTCATCGAGCACAAGCAGCAACGGCCGATCATTCTTCTCTTGAATGCGATGCCACAGATCCGCAAACGCCACTGTTTCGGCGCTCCGCGCCGAGAGTTTCTGCCGCTCATGTTCCAGCACCTGCCGGACGAATCCCGTGCTTGCCGTCAACGCCTCCTGCAATTCAGCGAGTTTGAGGCGAAGCTCCTCCCGCCCGCTGGATTGCACGGGTGGCAACCCGCACTCCTCACCAACTTCCTCCAGCGCTTGCGTTAGGGTGTCCGCCAGGTTTTGAGAGGAACGGCATCGCACGTACTTTATCGTGTAATCATTTTCCAGGCGCGGCCGCAGCCCGGCCTGCAGCAAAGAAGATTTGCCCACTCCGGCTTTGCCGGAGAAAAGAAGAATCGGTTGACTGCCGGCGGTGATTAGGGTATGCAGCTTGCGAATCTCCTCGCCGCGCCCAAAGAAGAGCGCCGCGTCCTCCTTCTCAAAATCTTTTACCCAAACATACGGTGCCACCGGCAGCCGGCGATAATAACTCTCCGGCAGTGGCAAGCCAAACAGCGGCTGATGGGCGGCTGCCGGCAGGTTCCACTCCTTGACGATCTCCGCGCCCGGGCGAAAGTAGATCTCCCATGGAAACCGATCACTGACTTCGGCCTGCCCCTTCCAATGCAGCGCACGGAGATTGGCCGTGCCTTTCTCGACTTTGACTTGATCCACGGCTTCCGCCCAGGCGCGATCAATCGTGAGGCCGGCGGCCAGACCGCGGTAAAAGCGCCCGGAAAGACTGGTGGCCACGGCATCGTCGATCTTCTGTGAGGTGCCGATCACCACGGGCAATCCGGCTGCGATCAGATCATGCGCCTGTTGCTGCGAACAACAGCCGTTCAAAAAGACCAACTGCAAGCCCTTCTGCCGCGCGAGAAAAGAGACCAGGCCCTCGCTGTGCGCTATGGCGTGCTCACCGGTCAGCGACTCGAGCAGGAGCTCATAGCTGTCGGCATGGCCGCCGTAGTGAAAAATGGCGATGCGATCCTGATACTCTTGAAACACGTCGAGAATGTTTTCGACCGTGGTGTTGGAGCGCTCCACTACTTCACACAGCCCGGCCTGTCGCGCCTTTTGCATGGCCTTGCGGATGCCGTCCAGCTCGAGAGGAAGATTGCGCAGATACGCACCACCATCGACGCGATCCTGCGCAAAAGCGAGAAAGATTGCGGGTTTGTCGGATCGTAGCGCTGCCATTGACTATTTGCGGCCTGTTACGGATTTGCGCCCGCTCGCTGCTTTTGCCGATCCCCGGATCTTGCTGCTTGCCTTCTTAACGACTTTCTTGTGGGCGGCTTTCTCTTTTCCAGCCTTCTTCTCTACCACTTTCTTCCTGGCAGCTTTCTGCGGACCGACTTCTCTTCTGGCAGTGCTCTTCGTCACCACCACCGCGGGGGCAAGTGCCGCTCCGCGCGGTCGTGGTGTGCGTTCCCGCTCGACCGGTGTCTCTTCCTCCAGCGCTTCCCGCCCGCGCGTGAATTCGGGCGGCAACTCGAGGTCAAGCTCGGATTCCGGCAGACGCAGGCCGCGGGTGGCCGGTACGCCCAGCGCTTGCTTGGCGCGCGTAAAGTATTTCAGCCGATCTTCGAGGCCCTTCAAGCCGCCGTTGATGCGCTTGGTAATCGCTTCGAACATTTCGCGATCGGCCAGTTCGTTCAGGCCGTTTTCCCGCCAGTACAAGCCGGCAATGCGAAACCCCACCTCCGGGGTCGCGGCTTGATCGGGATGATTGACAAGATCGAGGTTGAGCCGGCTGCCGTATTTTTGATAGTTCTCGCGCCCGGTGATTTGAATCGGACCACGGCCGCGGAAGCGCCACCCGTCGCCGCTGGCCTCGTCGCCGTTGCCGATGCGGTTGGCATAAACGTAGTTCGCCAGCTTCTCGGGATTGCGCTCATATTTCTGCGCCGTTGCCAGATCGGGGAAGCGCTTGGGCCAGGTCGCCATCAGACCCTTGGCGGAATAATTCAGATTCTCGGCAAAGATGGTCAACTCGCCGGACTCGTGGGCAATCTGCGCCAGAAATGCAGCCTCGCGCCTGGGTGTGTTTACGGCAAACTCACTCAGCGCGGTTTGCAGCGCGGGCAGAAAGGCCGCGCGCTTGGCCTCCGGCAGTTTGGGCATGATTTGTTTCAATGAATCATCGGTGACCATAATGGTTCCTTTGGGTAATGGTTTGAAAGTCCCGGCAACATGATGGTTTCGCATTTTGAACCCCGAACCGAAAACCGCGATCGCGGCCCGCGCGCATAAGGGTGGGCGGCAATCCTGCCCGGCATCACCACGCCACCGCCTTCAGCGCCTGCTGCCCGGCCGCGGAAATAAAGTAATTCAAATGATGGCAGGCCACGTTCACCCGCTTGGGCAAGGGATTGCGGCCGCCGTCGATGCCGAAAATACTCTCGACGCCAACCGCAATATCATGTGCGCTGCTGCCGAACAAAGCGTCCATCACCAGGCCCTTGCCGGCTTTGGTCAGCATTTTGGCAAAGAATTGATCCGACGGCTCCTGATAAGTTGCGATATCGCCGGCAAGAATGGTGTAGCGCACGCCGGGATCGCCGCTGCTGTTGAGCGTAGTGATGAATTCCGAAGTGGGATGCATCTGCTCCAGCGTGGGCGTGATCTTCTTCGAGCGATTGAGCGCGAACAGAATGGCGCCGTTGAACGGAATCAGCGCGGGAATGTAATTCATCGCCACGCCGGTGAGCACGTTGAAAAGCTTGCGCGCGGTATCGATCCTGCCGAAAGGCGAGCCTTGATTGGGCGTGCCGCACATCAGGAGATGATCGACCATGGTGTTGCCGCCTTCCCGCTCGATGAACCAGCGGGACACCAATCCGCCCATCGAGTGCGCCACGAGGGTGAGCTTTTTGTCGTCATGCGCGCCCAGCCCGGCGGCTTCCAACCTTTTCTTGAGATCGAGCGCCGTCTCCGCGATCGGCGTGTTGAGATTCTCATAATCGAAGGTCAGCACCAAATCGAACTGCTGATCGAGGCCGGCCAGGTGCAAACCCGTGGCCAGGTTCTCGGTGTCACCGATGATGCCGTGAACCAGCACGACGATATTCTGCGCGGCATTCACTTTTTCGGCCAGCATGCTCTTGTGCCGCGTGATGGTGCCATCCGCTCGATATTCCACCCAGCACAGTTGATTGACGTTCTGCTTGAGATAGGTTTTGAAGAAGTACAGCTTCAAGGCTTTGCCCACGCTGCGGCGGTTGTCCGGCACATCGGGAATGTGGTCGATGCTGATGTGCGTGTTGCCGTGCTCGTCCCTGACCGGATCGCCGCCGAGCAGGACGTGCTGGCCGTCGAACACCAGCGGCAGAATGCCTTCATTTTCCTGCAACGGCACATGCAACTCGACTTCCAGGGGGTCTTCCCGCAAGGCGTCAGCGTTTTGAATGTCGGTCAATTCCAGAACACTTTCGTTATCCCCGCGGGTGCCGGCAAAATTGAGCATCGCCATGCCCTGGCGTTCGAAGGCTTTGTAGAAATCCAAGATCTCACCCACTCCGCGTGTTGCTGTCCGCGCCGCGTTGAGGCTGAGATTGGCTTTGAACGAGGCGTGCGCTTTCACGACCACCTGCCCACCGGCGAGCTGGGCCGCGCGGCTGCCGATTTGATCCTGCTGACGGACGATCTTGATCTGCAGGCTCTTGGTGAACCAATCATTCTCATATTTCTTGACCGTCTTGGCGGGGCTGAAGCCGCGCGTGGCAGACAAAATCCTGCCCAACTCCAGTGCCTCCTGCGTCAACAGAAAATCATCCACTTTCTCGGTGCTGACAATCAGCTTGAAATTTTCGCTGGCGTGATTGGCCGGCTCCTCCACCCAAAACTCCACCGCCGGATCACCGCCCACTTGCAGCGTGGTATACTCCTCGCCCGGCGGCACCGGCTCGTTGCTGAAAACCTGAATGCCGTAGGCGTTGGAGAAATGCGCAAAAACCATGTGCAGGGTTTGTTGGGTGCGGTTGCGCACTTTGAACTTGCCCGGAATTTTTTGCCATTCGCCGCCGGATTTGACGTAGTCCAGCGTGATTTCACCGGCAGGATAATCGTGCTCGCCCTCCGGCAGTTTCTCGGAGAAGACAAAATCGACCAGCGCAGTGTCCATCTTGGTGCCGTGATTTTGCAACGCCCAGCTTCGCTCCCAGCGAACCACGTGTTTGATAATGGCCAACATGGTCCAGATTGCCTCTTCCGGGCGTTTGGGATTCATTGCAACGCCCTGGATCAGCAAGTCCATTTCGCGCTGTTTCAGCAACAGCTTGTCATTGTCAACCGCCAGTGCGTATAGCGTCCCCTCGGCGATCTCGGTGAGCATCGCGTTGACCGAGCCGTCCTGCGCCAGCGCATTTTGCAGCAGCTCTCTGTGCTTCTCATCTTGGGCGCAATAAATCGGCAGCGGCGGCACCGGCAGCGTGGTGATTTCCGCTTGATAGCGCGCCGCCGGATCGCCGGCGAAGCCCAGGCGCAATTCGCTCTTTTGCGGCCCGACCATGACAGTCGCAGCGCTGCCGGCAGCCCGCGTGGGCTCGTCTTCCCGGTACAATGCCAGCGCCACGCTTTTCTCCGGTTCGGTGGGCAAACCATGCAGCGCGCCCGCTTCGATCTTCCAACTGTTGCCCTCGTAGTAGACGCTATAACGCCGCGCTGCCTGCGACGCAGCCCGGCCGAGAAATCCGCTCCAGGCATTGAAATTCTCATACGCCTCGAACTGCGGATTCTGGTTGTCGGCGCGCATGCGTACCGCCGCGCGGCAGCGCACGAACAGATCGGCATAGGTGATGTCGCCGCCGCACTTGCTCAACACCTCCAGCAGCGTGTCGGTAAACACCCCGCTGCAATCCGGCGTCTCCTGCGCTTGTTGCGTGCGTTCGCAAGCCGCCAGCAGGATGTGCCGGCTGGCTGGAATGGAGAGCGACTGTTTCTTTTGCTGCAGCCTGGCGTAGTAACCCTCCACGTAGCTCTCCAAGGGCCGTTCCGCAGAAACTTCATGGGTGACACGTGGTTTCAAACCGCGAAAAGCGTCAACAGTGCGCGTGCCCGAGCCGGAATGGCAGCAATCCAAGATGACAGCCACGTGGGGATTGTTCTTTGCAAGTTCCGCCAGCAACACCGCCAGTTCCTTGTCAGCCAGATCAAATCCCCCGGGCCGGCGGCTGTCATAACACACCAGGCCTTCATCCTTGCCGGCGGGAAAGAACTCTTTGAACGCGGCTGCGGATTTCCAGCGCGCACCATGTCCGCAGTATTGCAGCACCGCCACGTCACCCTCTCCAGCTTTGCCGAGATGGCTGCGAAATTGCTTGGTGATGTTGCCACGCGTGGCTTCACTGTCCTTCAGGACTTCGATCGCAAGCCGGGCTTTGTCGAAGGTGCCGGTCAGAAAGTCTTTGAAGTGATCAACGTCATTGAGACAGCCCGCGAGCCTGCCAACCTCCGGCGCATAGTCATTGATGCCGACGAGCAGGGCGTAGATTTTTGCAGCCATCTTTTTTTCTCCAATTGGAAATGAAACAACCCTTACCTCACATACAACATTTTGCGCGTCGCTCGAAACTCGTGCCCGCCGGTGACGCTGAGACGATAGAAATAAACCCCGGAGGTCAATGCTTTCAGATCTGCCACGATCTCATAATAGCCCGGTTCGCGGGATTTGTTTTGTTCCAAAACCAAAACTTCGCGTCCCACCATATCAAAAACCTTCAAAGTCACACGGCCGGCCACCGGCAATTGATAACGAATCGTGGTGCTGGGATTGAAGGGATTGGGATAATTTTGTTCCAGCGCAAACGTCGTGGGCTCTGCCGGCAGGCCCGCCATGTTTTGCTTGACATAGAACTCATTACCAACCAGAATGGTCATGCGCCTGGAAGGATAAGCATCAAAAAGACGAACCGCCAGTGCCGTCTCCGTGCGCAGATCATGAGTGATTTTGGTGGCATCATCAACCAGCAGAACGCGCAATTCCTCGGGTACGGCTGCCACATTCGCAAAGCGGAGCTGCACCGCATGCGCCGGCTCGCCTTTGACGGCAATTTCCCAGCGCTGGCCATCGCCTGCAATCCCGCGAAAGTCGGCAGTCAACTCCGCCGGTTCGTTCCACTCCGGATGCGGAAAACTGAGTCCGATGCCCTCCGGCAGGAAAGGCGGCTCGTGCCAGTCAAAATTATCCAGATCATCTTTCGCCTCTTTTCTCACACCGAAGTAGTTGACGGCATCACTAGATTCACCGCTGGCGGCGGTGATTTGAATCGACCATTCGCCTTCAGCAAGCTCTGTTGTCGCAATGCCGGTTTTGGCAACATTGCGCGCGTAAGGCTCTTTGTCATTGGCAAAAACAATCGTGTCGGCTTCACTCGTGCGAATGAACAAGCCGCCCCAGGGTTCCAATGCAAGTTCGGGTTCAGTAGCCGGATTTCGCCACTGGCCGTCATAGCTCCACACCTGCACTTCTGTGCCGTGATTGCTCAACAACGTTCCTTTGCGTTTCAACTTCAATTGACTCAACTCAAGGCGTGTGTTGTAGGGATTGCCGATGAGTGTCCAATCGCTTCCGCGCAATTGCCAGCCGGAAATGTTGCCGAGCACGCCGTCTGCGGTTTTTGTTGTAGCGCCGGAAATGGCATTCGTCAAGCTGCCGCCGTCGCGGCGAATCATGAAATACCCCGCGCCGGTTTGCATTTGAATATTCTCGCCCTCCTGCCATTGCTTGTTTCCTGAATACGCATAGCAGCGCCAGTCGCCGCGCCGGCCGTACTTGCCCAAGTCGCTAAAAACATTCTTGGCTTGAGGGGAATCCGGCAAATCCAGCGGAATCGAAACGATGCGATACGCCGCGCCGCCGGTGCCGCTCGGCAGGCTGCGCGAGTTGCCCAGCGCGCCGGGAGTCACGGCTACGGCAATCGAGAAGAAATCAAGCGCACCGTTTTGCAGCGTTGCTTCATTACCGGCCAAATCCGTTGCGGAAATGCGATAGTCGATGTTGCGGTTATTGACCCAAACGTCCGCGATGGCAGCCGCCTCGCCGGCAAACATGACCCGGCGAATGTTGGGATTCCACGTCTCGCCGGCGCGCCGAAACAGCAACTCTGCGCTTTGCGGATTGCTATCGATGATTTGTTGCGTGATCAAAACTTCGTTGCCGATTCTCGCGTTCTGCGG
This candidate division KSB1 bacterium DNA region includes the following protein-coding sequences:
- a CDS encoding serine protease, with amino-acid sequence MLMRFQFSGVSRCFARLTGVAIACTLLLPPPLAAQQESVVLVHAGKVSGYGVAYGKPGNIVTALHVVAGRSPITVVWKNQKLPATIEKTYAPADLALLRLQASPPPNIPILQIYPGDAPLDTPLNFWEAPDKTSRMDKKETKLDRVIALERLDNRLAQQPAALAAALCSNGGGNYPTLKTSVFKFEEKNIKKAHSGSPLTYQGHLVGMVDGGPPVNGKGFIWAIPAAGNFTKLVSQGLTAVPASPCTSDRLYSGLRADNPHLENDPALRELADSSPFHVVDDNGNPLAFALEYRASWRDIYDTLFEEEQVYLRDLVQQHEEPFAEDERATLDDLFAHLIEVYQEDNTGATIALPAESDLSIEKSEGHTLIEASSPVAGITMIIFARSNNSLEESRAALAWFEDYVLSDREDWQAVPGEPDDIDDFLDDADEPYYSKLIERVARDDNGDYTAEFLASLTIDDTDFLGVVVKVNDWAAVNDDKDERIFLYLMEACAILTDFAYY
- a CDS encoding caspase family protein translates to MAAKIYALLVGINDYAPEVGRLAGCLNDVDHFKDFLTGTFDKARLAIEVLKDSEATRGNITKQFRSHLGKAGEGDVAVLQYCGHGARWKSAAAFKEFFPAGKDEGLVCYDSRRPGGFDLADKELAVLLAELAKNNPHVAVILDCCHSGSGTRTVDAFRGLKPRVTHEVSAERPLESYVEGYYARLQQKKQSLSIPASRHILLAACERTQQAQETPDCSGVFTDTLLEVLSKCGGDITYADLFVRCRAAVRMRADNQNPQFEAYENFNAWSGFLGRAASQAARRYSVYYEGNSWKIEAGALHGLPTEPEKSVALALYREDEPTRAAGSAATVMVGPQKSELRLGFAGDPAARYQAEITTLPVPPLPIYCAQDEKHRELLQNALAQDGSVNAMLTEIAEGTLYALAVDNDKLLLKQREMDLLIQGVAMNPKRPEEAIWTMLAIIKHVVRWERSWALQNHGTKMDTALVDFVFSEKLPEGEHDYPAGEITLDYVKSGGEWQKIPGKFKVRNRTQQTLHMVFAHFSNAYGIQVFSNEPVPPGEEYTTLQVGGDPAVEFWVEEPANHASENFKLIVSTEKVDDFLLTQEALELGRILSATRGFSPAKTVKKYENDWFTKSLQIKIVRQQDQIGSRAAQLAGGQVVVKAHASFKANLSLNAARTATRGVGEILDFYKAFERQGMAMLNFAGTRGDNESVLELTDIQNADALREDPLEVELHVPLQENEGILPLVFDGQHVLLGGDPVRDEHGNTHISIDHIPDVPDNRRSVGKALKLYFFKTYLKQNVNQLCWVEYRADGTITRHKSMLAEKVNAAQNIVVLVHGIIGDTENLATGLHLAGLDQQFDLVLTFDYENLNTPIAETALDLKKRLEAAGLGAHDDKKLTLVAHSMGGLVSRWFIEREGGNTMVDHLLMCGTPNQGSPFGRIDTARKLFNVLTGVAMNYIPALIPFNGAILFALNRSKKITPTLEQMHPTSEFITTLNSSGDPGVRYTILAGDIATYQEPSDQFFAKMLTKAGKGLVMDALFGSSAHDIAVGVESIFGIDGGRNPLPKRVNVACHHLNYFISAAGQQALKAVAW
- a CDS encoding AAA family ATPase, whose product is MAALRSDKPAIFLAFAQDRVDGGAYLRNLPLELDGIRKAMQKARQAGLCEVVERSNTTVENILDVFQEYQDRIAIFHYGGHADSYELLLESLTGEHAIAHSEGLVSFLARQKGLQLVFLNGCCSQQQAHDLIAAGLPVVIGTSQKIDDAVATSLSGRFYRGLAAGLTIDRAWAEAVDQVKVEKGTANLRALHWKGQAEVSDRFPWEIYFRPGAEIVKEWNLPAAAHQPLFGLPLPESYYRRLPVAPYVWVKDFEKEDAALFFGRGEEIRKLHTLITAGSQPILLFSGKAGVGKSSLLQAGLRPRLENDYTIKYVRCRSSQNLADTLTQALEEVGEECGLPPVQSSGREELRLKLAELQEALTASTGFVRQVLEHERQKLSARSAETVAFADLWHRIQEKNDRPLLLVLDELEKNADGREHNETALVEHLRASLQLVQPVFAPTQAQPRGKLILSCREEVSLPVREALQALSLPFAEVFLRPLSREGIVEAVEGVTHHPATQSQYRLEIEKSNNGNLPDLIADDLLESEESPLAPMLQIVLAELWQAAVNENAQAPRLTVRQYLELKQSGGLVGAFFKQQLEQLSNWEPDAVESGLVLDLLYQHLTPTGNAQSLRVAQLQKIYHGRQEVIGRLLGKCRDLYLLTEVSLQSTSLAHALLAPAVIKEYGNSVKPGQQAARILHSRIEEFRARQKDIWLNDTDLEMVEQGRAGMRQLDADEERLLQISRARKAQRERERKRNRIVRNVLAVCILLFALLAGWQWRVSERNYQRAQANQLAFSARDLFRADNTRALRLAAAAYAILGTQSPPLVARTLSEIFHSQDRQPFYAARFTHAEHVNTAVFSPDGTQVLTAAEDGFAKLWDQRGNLRQSFDHEGYEVKAAAFSPNGRQILTLANAVLSLWELEGRLVDRDSLLSGQPADLSNFSTDGTRILKSFTGSEDEDFRALLQRLQQEEQIYRVIPAANRQRVVTISSEGRARLLDGEGKVLRHLDSSVVAAALAPDGKRLLTITVDSLSTIRFWNEQGNFLNAFTYNGEVNQAVFSPDGRQMLTAANDHTAKLWDLSQRFVHRLTQQGLGVTAASFSPDGRRIVTASYDGVARLWDEHGLLIDSLAHEEVVNAAAFSPDGKRILTACRDGRARLWLFEERRVVSLPHRGAVETAVFSPDNGSRILTAARDSTARLWTPDGTLLTTFSPHGEVLNAMFAPDGRHILTVASDSAATLWSANGGAVRVFKHEDEVLAAAFSPEGKWLLTGCADSTARLWRTDGSAAAKVLRQREKVRVVAFAPDGRLLATAGSSVKLWDEHANLQASFAHKYAVTSLVFSSDGRQVLTASVDTSARLWNLHGEVLAHYGKHALKVNVAAFSPEESRIITASDDGTALIWWTPPAIFNWLKTAPVCQLTRQDEELYGIVR
- a CDS encoding glycoside hydrolase family 19 protein, encoding MPKLPEAKRAAFLPALQTALSEFAVNTPRREAAFLAQIAHESGELTIFAENLNYSAKGLMATWPKRFPDLATAQKYERNPEKLANYVYANRIGNGDEASGDGWRFRGRGPIQITGRENYQKYGSRLNLDLVNHPDQAATPEVGFRIAGLYWRENGLNELADREMFEAITKRINGGLKGLEDRLKYFTRAKQALGVPATRGLRLPESELDLELPPEFTRGREALEEETPVERERTPRPRGAALAPAVVVTKSTARREVGPQKAARKKVVEKKAGKEKAAHKKVVKKASSKIRGSAKAASGRKSVTGRK